One region of Skermanella mucosa genomic DNA includes:
- a CDS encoding TRAP transporter substrate-binding protein has translation MAAASLAASFMVSAAMPAVAWAQTKWDLPTAYPDSNFHTQTLRWFADEVRRATGGQLDITLHSNASLFKMPEIKRAVQTGQVPAGEILLSAYGNEDPVFEADAIPFLAAGYPAARKLYEAQKPLLEKRLADQGIRLLYSVAWPGQGIYTKREITQVGDFRGIKFRAYNAATARLAELLGAAPTTVQQAEVPQAFATGVVDAMITSGATGVDTKAWEFSKFYYDTSAMHPRNAVMIGERAWRRLPEEVRTSVLEIAAKAEARGWAESERIAEETKKTMGQNGLTIVTPPDALMGDIRAVGRTMIDEWVKKAGADGQKIADALK, from the coding sequence GTGGCTGCAGCGAGCTTGGCGGCGAGCTTCATGGTATCCGCGGCGATGCCCGCGGTTGCCTGGGCCCAGACCAAGTGGGACCTGCCCACCGCCTATCCCGACAGCAATTTCCACACGCAGACCCTGCGCTGGTTCGCCGACGAGGTCCGGCGCGCCACCGGCGGGCAGCTCGACATCACGCTGCACAGCAACGCGTCCCTGTTCAAGATGCCGGAGATCAAGCGGGCGGTCCAGACGGGCCAAGTGCCGGCGGGCGAGATCCTGCTGTCCGCCTACGGCAACGAGGACCCGGTGTTCGAGGCCGACGCCATCCCCTTCCTTGCGGCGGGCTATCCGGCGGCGCGCAAGCTGTACGAGGCGCAGAAGCCGCTGCTGGAGAAGCGCCTGGCCGACCAGGGCATCCGGCTGCTCTACTCGGTCGCCTGGCCGGGGCAGGGCATCTACACCAAGCGCGAGATCACCCAGGTCGGCGATTTCCGCGGCATCAAGTTCCGGGCCTACAACGCCGCCACCGCGCGGCTCGCCGAATTGCTGGGCGCCGCGCCGACCACCGTCCAGCAGGCCGAGGTGCCGCAGGCCTTCGCGACCGGCGTGGTCGACGCGATGATCACGTCGGGCGCCACCGGCGTGGATACCAAGGCCTGGGAGTTCTCCAAGTTCTACTACGACACCTCGGCCATGCACCCGCGCAACGCCGTGATGATCGGGGAGCGCGCCTGGCGCCGCCTTCCGGAAGAGGTGCGGACCAGCGTGCTGGAGATCGCCGCCAAGGCGGAAGCGCGCGGCTGGGCCGAGAGCGAGCGGATCGCCGAGGAGACCAAGAAGACCATGGGTCAGAACGGGCTGACCATCGTCACGCCGCCGGATGCCCTGATGGGCGACATCCGCGCGGTCGGCCGCACCATGATCGACGAGTGGGTCAAGAAGGCCGGAGCGGACGGGCAGAAGATCGCCGACGCGCTGAAGTAA
- a CDS encoding response regulator, which yields MDHKTRLIVAENDPLIAWAVRFGLMDLGYEVCAWADTAPDAVRLAELHRPDVAVVDGGLSDRNEGIDAAREISGRLGIPVVICRGNAIDEVIGTGHDASAPAGWVAKPYRISDLDRLIAAAARH from the coding sequence ATGGACCATAAAACCCGCCTGATCGTTGCGGAAAATGATCCCCTGATCGCCTGGGCCGTGCGATTCGGACTGATGGACCTCGGTTACGAAGTCTGCGCCTGGGCTGATACCGCCCCGGACGCCGTACGGCTGGCCGAGCTGCACCGCCCGGACGTGGCCGTCGTGGACGGCGGCCTCTCCGACCGGAACGAGGGCATCGACGCCGCGCGAGAAATCTCGGGCCGGCTCGGGATTCCCGTGGTGATCTGCCGCGGCAACGCGATCGACGAGGTGATCGGGACCGGTCACGACGCGTCGGCCCCGGCAGGCTGGGTCGCCAAGCCTTACCGGATCAGCGACCTGGACCGTCTCATCGCGGCGGCAGCCCGGCATTAA